ACGGTGCCGCTCTTCGGGTTCGGCATAAGGCCGCGCGGTCCGAGGACACGGGCGATCTTGCGAACTTCCTTCATAGCGGACGGAGTGGCGATGGCGACGTCGAAGTCCATCCAGCCTTCGCTGACCTTGGTGATCAGGTCGTCCATACCGGCGTAATCAGCGCCAGCGTCGAGGGCGGCCTGGGCATCCTCGGTGAAGACGGCGACGGTCACCTTCTTACCGCTGCCGTTGGGCAGGGAAACGGTGCCACGGACCATCTGGTCGGACTGCTTCGGGTTGACACCCAGACGGGCGTAAAGCTCTACGGTTTCGTCGAACTTGGCGGCGGGCATCTTCTGCAGAAGCTCGATGGCGTCCTGCAGGCCATGCGCGGCGGCGAGATCTCCGGCCTGAGCGGCGGATTGCATACGTTTGCTGATTTTGCTCATGCTGTCCTCCTTACCGGTTAGTCAACAACTTCGATCCCCATGGAACGTGCAGTTCCCTCGATCATGCGCGCGGCGTGATTCGGATCGGTAGCGTTGAGGTCATCCTTTTTGATTTCGACGATCTCCAGGATCTGCTTACGGGTCACCTTACCAACTTTTTCCTTGTTGGGGGTGCCGGAGGCCTT
This genomic interval from Ruficoccus sp. ZRK36 contains the following:
- the rplA gene encoding 50S ribosomal protein L1; amino-acid sequence: MSKISKRMQSAAQAGDLAAAHGLQDAIELLQKMPAAKFDETVELYARLGVNPKQSDQMVRGTVSLPNGSGKKVTVAVFTEDAQAALDAGADYAGMDDLITKVSEGWMDFDVAIATPSAMKEVRKIARVLGPRGLMPNPKSGTVTDDIASGIQEVKAGRVEFKMDKTANLAVVVGKRSFSVDQLVQNATTAIDVIAKAKPESFKGGVFIKSVTISSTMSPGVKVDTKTLSLN